One Obesumbacterium proteus DNA window includes the following coding sequences:
- the acpP gene encoding acyl carrier protein has translation MSTIEERVKKIIIEQLGVKEDEVVNAASFVDDLGADSLDTVELVMALEEEFDTEIPDEEAEKITTVQAAIDYIESANK, from the coding sequence ATGAGCACTATCGAAGAACGCGTTAAGAAAATCATTATCGAACAGCTGGGTGTTAAAGAAGACGAAGTCGTGAATGCTGCTTCCTTCGTTGACGATCTGGGTGCTGATTCTCTTGACACCGTTGAACTGGTTATGGCTCTGGAAGAAGAGTTTGATACTGAGATTCCGGACGAAGAAGCAGAAAAGATCACTACTGTTCAAGCAGCAATCGACTACATCGAATCTGCGAACAAGTAA
- the fabG gene encoding 3-oxoacyl-ACP reductase FabG: MSFEGKIALVTGASRGIGRAIAETLVARGARVIGTATSDKGAEDISAYLGENGKGLNLNVVDPASIDAVLSTIRAEFGEIDILVNNAGITRDNLLMRMKDDEWEDILDTNLTSVFRLSKAVLRAMMKKRCGRIITIGSVVGTMGNAGQANYAAAKAGLIGFSKSLAREVASRGITVNVVAPGFIETDMTRSLTEEQRKDILAQVPANRLGEAKEIANAVAFLASDEASYITGETLHVNGGMYMI; this comes from the coding sequence ATGAGCTTCGAAGGAAAAATTGCACTGGTCACCGGCGCAAGCCGTGGTATTGGCCGCGCTATTGCTGAGACTTTGGTTGCCCGTGGTGCACGCGTTATCGGCACCGCAACCAGTGATAAAGGCGCAGAAGATATTAGCGCTTATCTGGGCGAAAACGGCAAAGGTTTAAACCTGAACGTTGTTGATCCGGCTTCTATTGATGCAGTATTGAGCACCATCCGTGCTGAATTTGGCGAAATTGACATTTTGGTCAATAATGCCGGCATTACTCGTGATAACCTATTGATGCGTATGAAGGACGATGAGTGGGAGGATATCCTCGACACGAATCTGACGTCTGTATTCCGCCTGTCAAAAGCGGTTTTACGAGCTATGATGAAAAAACGCTGTGGCCGCATTATCACCATTGGCTCTGTTGTGGGTACAATGGGTAATGCAGGACAAGCAAACTACGCGGCCGCTAAAGCAGGTTTGATTGGCTTTAGTAAGTCTCTAGCACGAGAAGTTGCTTCTCGTGGCATTACCGTTAACGTCGTGGCTCCTGGTTTCATTGAGACCGATATGACACGTTCGCTAACGGAAGAGCAGCGTAAAGACATTCTGGCGCAGGTCCCAGCGAACCGCTTGGGTGAAGCAAAAGAAATCGCTAACGCTGTTGCATTTTTAGCCTCAGATGAGGCTAGCTACATCACCGGTGAGACCTTACATGTCAATGGCGGCATGTATATGATCTAA
- the fabD gene encoding ACP S-malonyltransferase produces MSKFAMVFPGQGSQTVGMLADLAAQFPIVEQTFAEASDALGYDLWKLVQEGPAEELNKTWQTQPALLAASVAIYRVWQQENGAQPAMMAGHSLGEYSALVCAGVLDFKQAIRLVELRGKLMQEAVPAGTGAMSAIIGLDNDAIAKACEESAQGEVVSPVNFNSPGQVVIAGNKDAVERAGAACKAAGAKRALPLPVSVPSHCALMKPAADKLAIALQGIAFNAPQFPVVNNVDVKTETSPEAIRDALVRQLYSPVRWSESVEFMAGEGIEHLLEVGPGKVLTGLTKRIVDTMTAAAINDAASVSAALAQ; encoded by the coding sequence ATGTCTAAATTCGCAATGGTGTTTCCAGGTCAGGGTTCGCAAACCGTAGGTATGCTGGCCGATCTTGCGGCACAATTTCCGATTGTAGAGCAGACTTTTGCTGAGGCATCTGACGCGTTGGGTTACGACCTGTGGAAACTGGTTCAGGAAGGCCCTGCTGAAGAGTTGAACAAAACTTGGCAAACACAGCCTGCGTTGCTGGCGGCTTCCGTCGCGATTTATCGCGTATGGCAGCAGGAAAATGGTGCTCAGCCTGCAATGATGGCTGGCCATAGCCTCGGTGAGTATTCTGCGTTGGTCTGTGCCGGTGTTCTGGATTTCAAACAGGCTATTCGTTTAGTTGAACTGCGCGGTAAGCTGATGCAGGAAGCAGTACCTGCGGGTACTGGTGCGATGTCTGCCATTATAGGTCTGGATAACGATGCCATTGCTAAGGCCTGTGAAGAGTCTGCTCAGGGTGAAGTTGTTTCTCCTGTGAACTTTAACTCTCCTGGACAAGTTGTTATTGCGGGCAATAAAGACGCCGTTGAGCGTGCTGGTGCTGCGTGTAAAGCGGCTGGCGCCAAACGTGCGCTGCCGTTGCCTGTTAGCGTGCCGTCGCATTGTGCACTGATGAAGCCCGCTGCGGATAAGCTCGCCATTGCATTGCAGGGTATTGCTTTCAATGCGCCTCAGTTCCCCGTAGTGAACAATGTGGATGTTAAAACTGAAACCTCACCTGAGGCTATCCGTGATGCTTTGGTGCGCCAGCTGTATAGCCCAGTGCGTTGGAGTGAATCAGTCGAATTTATGGCGGGTGAGGGTATTGAGCATCTGCTGGAGGTTGGTCCGGGTAAAGTTCTGACCGGTCTAACCAAGCGTATTGTTGATACTATGACGGCAGCCGCGATTAACGACGCTGCGTCTGTATCTGCCGCGCTTGCACAATAA
- the rpmF gene encoding 50S ribosomal protein L32: MAVQQNKKTRSCRGMRRSHDALTTTTVSVDKVSGETHLRHHVTADGFYRGRKVIVK; this comes from the coding sequence ATGGCCGTACAACAGAACAAAAAAACCCGCTCTTGCCGTGGTATGCGTCGTTCACACGATGCGCTGACCACGACTACCGTCTCTGTTGACAAGGTTTCCGGTGAAACTCACCTGCGTCACCATGTCACTGCGGACGGTTTCTACCGCGGTCGCAAGGTTATCGTTAAGTAA
- the rluC gene encoding 23S rRNA pseudouridine(955/2504/2580) synthase RluC, with protein MNMNNTSVKLVTIAADEAGQRIDNFLRNQLKGVPKSMIYRIVRKGEVRINKKRIKPEYKLQPGDEVRIPPVRIAERDEAPVSAKLDKVAALNDCIIFEDDHLLVLNKPSGTAVHGGSGLSFGVIEGLRALRPEARFLELVHRLDRETSGVLLVAKKRSALRALHEQLRMKGMQKDYLALVRGQWQSHCKVVQAPLLKNILQSGERIVRVNAEGKPSETRFKVEERFEHATLVKASPVTGRTHQIRVHALHAGHPIAFDDRYGDRDFDAELKGTGLDRLFLHAAALRFEHPNTGETMRVEAPMDKKLRHCLDVLRKTKAS; from the coding sequence ATGAATATGAATAACACCTCAGTAAAGTTAGTCACGATTGCCGCCGATGAGGCAGGGCAGCGTATTGATAATTTTTTGCGCAATCAGCTGAAAGGCGTGCCAAAAAGTATGATTTATCGCATCGTGCGTAAGGGTGAGGTGCGAATTAATAAAAAACGCATCAAGCCAGAATATAAATTACAGCCGGGTGATGAAGTTCGAATCCCGCCGGTGCGAATTGCCGAGCGAGACGAGGCTCCCGTGTCGGCGAAGCTGGACAAAGTGGCTGCGCTGAATGATTGCATCATCTTTGAAGACGATCATTTACTGGTGCTGAATAAACCATCGGGCACCGCAGTGCATGGCGGCAGTGGCTTAAGCTTTGGTGTTATCGAAGGACTGCGCGCATTACGTCCTGAAGCGCGTTTTCTTGAGCTAGTGCACCGCCTAGACCGCGAAACCTCCGGTGTATTATTGGTCGCTAAGAAGCGTTCTGCTTTGCGTGCGTTGCATGAACAACTACGCATGAAAGGGATGCAGAAAGACTACTTGGCGCTGGTTCGCGGTCAGTGGCAGTCACATTGTAAAGTCGTGCAGGCGCCGCTACTCAAAAATATTCTGCAAAGCGGCGAGCGCATTGTTCGCGTTAATGCTGAAGGTAAACCGTCTGAAACGCGCTTTAAAGTTGAAGAGCGTTTTGAGCACGCAACCTTGGTGAAGGCGAGTCCCGTGACGGGCCGAACTCACCAAATCCGCGTGCATGCGCTGCATGCTGGTCATCCGATTGCCTTCGACGATCGCTATGGCGATCGTGATTTTGATGCTGAGCTGAAGGGAACCGGCCTAGACCGCTTATTCTTGCATGCTGCCGCATTACGCTTTGAACATCCGAATACAGGCGAAACCATGCGGGTGGAAGCTCCTATGGACAAGAAATTGCGCCATTGTCTCGATGTGTTGCGTAAAACGAAAGCCAGCTAG
- the yceD gene encoding 23S rRNA accumulation protein YceD: MQKVKLPLTLDAVRTAQKRLDYVGFYSSEQVTRVAESVVSVDSDVAVSLSFNIDNQRLAVITGHADVTVTLCCQRCNQTFQQQVHTTYCFSPVANDEQAEALPEAYEPIEVNDFGEVDLLAMVEDEIILALPVVPVHESEHCEVSDADMVFGKLPPEVDKPNPFAALASLKRK, encoded by the coding sequence ATGCAAAAGGTAAAATTACCCTTGACCCTTGATGCAGTTCGTACTGCACAGAAACGATTAGATTACGTTGGTTTCTATTCGTCTGAGCAGGTAACACGAGTTGCTGAATCTGTGGTCAGTGTGGATAGCGATGTTGCCGTGTCGTTGTCATTTAATATTGATAACCAGCGGTTAGCGGTGATTACCGGCCATGCCGACGTAACGGTCACGTTATGTTGTCAGCGCTGTAATCAGACGTTCCAACAGCAGGTCCATACAACGTATTGTTTCAGCCCGGTCGCCAATGACGAGCAGGCTGAGGCATTGCCGGAAGCTTACGAGCCGATCGAAGTCAACGATTTTGGTGAAGTCGATTTGCTGGCAATGGTTGAAGATGAAATCATCCTCGCCCTGCCGGTAGTTCCGGTGCATGAATCTGAACACTGTGAAGTGTCCGACGCGGACATGGTATTTGGTAAACTACCTCCTGAGGTAGACAAGCCGAATCCATTTGCCGCATTAGCCAGTTTAAAGCGTAAGTAA
- the rne gene encoding ribonuclease E, with protein MKRMLINATQQEELRVALVDGQRLYDLDIESPGHEQKKANIYKGKITRIEPSLEAAFVDYGAERHGFLPLKEIAREYFPNNYSSHGRPNIKDVLREGQEVIVQVDKEERGNKGAALTTFISLAGSYLVLMPNNPRAGGISRRIEGDDRTELKEALSSLQLPDGMGLIVRTAGVGKSAEALQWDLSFRLKHWDAIKKAAEGRPAPFLIHQESNVIVRAFRDYLRPDIGEILIDNPKILDLAKQHIAALGRPDFSSKIKLYTGEIPLFSHYQIESQIESAFQREVRLPSGGSIVIDSTEALTAIDINSARATRGGDIEETAFNTNLEAADEIARQLRLRDLGGLIVIDFIDMTPVRHQREVENRLRDAVRQDRARIQIGRISRFGLLEMSRQRLSPSLGESSHHVCPRCNGTGTVRDNESLSLSILRLIEEEALKENTNEVHAIVPVPVASYLLNEKRESVSAIEKRQDGVKVIVVPNDQMQTPHYNVVRVRKGEETSTLSYLLPQLHEAETLTAEEEPVLERKRPEQPALAAFSLDVEAPPAETAAPVVAAPAAKTVAQPTTPAQPGLVSRFFSALKNMFAGSEPEQKPAVEVSAPAEEPRRQNQDRRNNNRRQQNGRRDRNDRSDRNNDRNERNNDRNDRGERTERSNERNNDRNSNREDQRRNRRQSTQPANADVNVETANVEQRDEQQPRREPRNNDRQRRRTEDKRQAQQEVKALENNDAAVANEAEENSREENQHMPRRQRRQLTQKVRFTTQAEDDAAAALAKASVPAVVTAPVVAETAPQAEPAQQQNNDDEGFRDNRQGENGMPRRSRRSPRHLRVSGQRRRRYRDERYPTQSPMPLAFAAASPEMASGKVWISYPVAQQAISEVEVETQPIAIEQPIEQAPVSPVNESVTEHVAEQPVIVEEPVAAPVVDAEPVVESVVATSAAAVPAVFDAIAPAQVINDEPATVEETTSVVEESVADEKPVVVEAEVVEETISEAPVVTETTVAETVVEENAAEETHAEPTTIDATAAETPVVEETAVEEPVVESVVQPVVQPAVAAKPVVVVAAKAQRVASAPMTKAPAPEYVPSAPAVSNWQRPTLDLQSKGGAGGHAAVSQATAPATKPPAVTD; from the coding sequence ATGAAAAGAATGTTGATTAACGCAACTCAGCAGGAAGAGTTGCGTGTTGCCCTTGTTGATGGACAGCGTCTGTATGATCTGGATATTGAAAGCCCTGGTCACGAACAGAAAAAAGCTAACATTTACAAAGGGAAAATAACCCGTATTGAGCCAAGTCTGGAAGCTGCTTTTGTAGATTACGGTGCTGAACGACATGGTTTTCTCCCCCTCAAAGAAATTGCCCGCGAATATTTCCCAAACAATTACTCCTCACATGGTCGCCCAAACATCAAAGATGTTTTACGCGAAGGTCAGGAAGTTATCGTTCAGGTTGATAAAGAAGAGCGTGGCAACAAAGGCGCTGCACTAACAACGTTTATCAGCCTTGCTGGTAGTTACTTAGTACTGATGCCTAATAACCCACGCGCTGGCGGGATCTCTCGTCGCATCGAAGGTGATGACCGCACTGAATTGAAAGAAGCCCTTTCTTCTCTGCAGTTACCCGACGGCATGGGCCTTATCGTTCGTACCGCAGGCGTTGGCAAATCAGCCGAAGCACTGCAATGGGATCTGTCATTCCGTTTGAAACATTGGGATGCCATTAAAAAAGCCGCTGAAGGCCGCCCTGCTCCGTTCCTTATCCATCAGGAAAGCAACGTTATTGTTCGCGCATTCCGTGATTACCTGCGCCCAGACATTGGCGAAATCCTGATTGATAATCCAAAAATTCTCGATCTAGCCAAACAACATATCGCCGCGCTGGGACGCCCTGATTTCAGCAGCAAGATTAAACTCTATACGGGTGAAATCCCGCTGTTTAGTCACTATCAAATCGAATCTCAGATTGAGTCAGCTTTCCAACGTGAAGTTCGCCTGCCTTCCGGCGGCTCCATTGTTATTGACTCCACTGAAGCCCTAACAGCTATCGACATCAACTCCGCTCGTGCTACACGCGGTGGTGATATCGAAGAAACCGCATTCAACACCAACCTTGAAGCCGCTGATGAAATTGCTCGCCAGCTGCGTCTGCGTGACCTTGGTGGCCTGATTGTCATCGACTTCATCGATATGACGCCAGTTCGTCATCAGCGCGAAGTTGAAAACCGTCTGCGTGATGCCGTTCGCCAAGACCGTGCGCGTATTCAGATTGGACGCATCTCTCGCTTTGGTCTGCTTGAAATGTCTCGCCAACGCCTCAGCCCATCACTGGGTGAGTCAAGCCACCACGTTTGCCCGCGCTGTAACGGCACCGGCACCGTGCGTGATAACGAGTCACTTTCACTCTCTATCCTGCGTTTGATTGAAGAAGAAGCGCTGAAAGAGAACACCAATGAAGTTCACGCTATCGTTCCTGTGCCGGTTGCCTCTTACCTGCTGAACGAAAAACGTGAATCTGTTAGCGCCATCGAAAAACGTCAGGACGGCGTTAAAGTTATCGTGGTTCCTAACGACCAGATGCAAACTCCGCACTACAACGTAGTTCGTGTGCGCAAAGGTGAAGAAACCAGCACCCTCAGCTATCTGCTGCCTCAGTTGCATGAAGCAGAAACGCTAACCGCCGAGGAAGAGCCGGTTCTAGAGCGTAAACGCCCAGAACAGCCTGCGTTGGCGGCATTCTCACTGGATGTTGAAGCGCCTCCAGCTGAAACAGCCGCACCAGTCGTTGCAGCACCTGCGGCTAAAACCGTTGCACAGCCTACAACGCCTGCCCAGCCAGGTTTGGTAAGCCGTTTCTTCTCTGCGCTGAAGAACATGTTTGCAGGTTCTGAGCCTGAGCAAAAACCAGCCGTAGAAGTTTCAGCGCCTGCTGAAGAACCTCGCCGTCAGAATCAAGACCGTCGTAACAACAACCGCCGTCAGCAGAATGGTCGCCGTGATCGTAACGATCGCTCTGACCGTAACAACGACCGTAACGAACGCAACAACGATCGTAACGACCGCGGTGAGCGTACTGAACGCAGCAACGAGCGTAATAACGACCGCAACAGCAACCGTGAAGACCAGCGTCGTAACCGTCGCCAGTCAACACAACCGGCTAATGCTGATGTGAACGTTGAAACAGCGAACGTTGAACAACGTGATGAGCAGCAGCCTCGCCGTGAACCACGCAATAACGATCGTCAACGTCGTCGCACTGAAGATAAGCGTCAGGCCCAGCAGGAAGTTAAAGCGCTGGAAAACAACGATGCCGCAGTAGCGAATGAGGCTGAAGAGAACAGCCGCGAAGAGAATCAGCACATGCCGCGCCGTCAGCGTCGCCAACTGACTCAGAAAGTTCGCTTTACTACTCAGGCTGAAGACGATGCAGCAGCAGCTCTGGCTAAAGCATCCGTTCCTGCCGTTGTCACAGCCCCTGTAGTTGCAGAAACTGCACCACAGGCTGAACCAGCACAGCAGCAAAACAATGATGATGAAGGGTTCCGTGATAACCGCCAAGGTGAAAACGGTATGCCACGTCGTTCACGCCGCTCTCCTCGCCATCTGCGTGTGAGTGGCCAACGTCGTCGTCGTTATCGTGATGAGCGTTATCCAACTCAGTCACCAATGCCGCTGGCATTCGCCGCAGCATCGCCTGAGATGGCTTCAGGTAAAGTGTGGATTAGCTACCCAGTCGCACAGCAGGCTATCTCTGAGGTTGAAGTTGAAACTCAGCCGATCGCAATCGAACAGCCGATTGAACAAGCACCTGTTTCACCGGTTAACGAGTCTGTGACTGAGCATGTTGCTGAACAGCCTGTCATCGTTGAAGAACCTGTTGCTGCACCTGTAGTAGATGCTGAGCCTGTTGTTGAATCGGTCGTTGCGACCTCAGCGGCAGCAGTTCCAGCTGTGTTTGACGCCATCGCGCCTGCACAAGTCATCAATGACGAACCCGCTACTGTTGAAGAAACAACATCAGTTGTTGAAGAATCGGTTGCAGATGAAAAACCCGTTGTCGTTGAAGCCGAAGTGGTTGAAGAAACCATTTCTGAAGCGCCTGTCGTAACAGAAACTACAGTGGCAGAAACTGTTGTTGAAGAAAACGCGGCTGAAGAGACTCACGCTGAACCAACTACCATTGACGCAACTGCGGCTGAAACGCCAGTGGTTGAAGAAACGGCAGTTGAAGAACCTGTTGTTGAGTCAGTCGTACAACCAGTTGTTCAGCCAGCCGTAGCGGCGAAGCCTGTCGTTGTCGTAGCAGCTAAGGCTCAGCGCGTAGCATCAGCGCCAATGACCAAAGCTCCAGCGCCAGAGTATGTACCTTCTGCGCCTGCTGTCAGCAACTGGCAGCGCCCTACTCTGGATTTGCAGAGCAAAGGCGGTGCGGGTGGACACGCTGCGGTAAGCCAAGCAACGGCTCCAGCGACTAAGCCACCAGCGGTTACTGACTAA
- a CDS encoding beta-ketoacyl-ACP synthase III, whose translation MYTRILGTGSYLPVQVRTNADLESMVETSDEWIVSRTGIRERRIAAPDENVSTMAFEAAKHALEMSGLDKNDIGLIVVATTSATHAFPSAACQVQQMLDIKGCAAFDVAAACAGFTYALSIADQYVKNGAVKHALVIGSDTLSRTLDPTDRGTVILFGDGAGAVVLGASEDAGILSTHIHADGHYGELLTLPNRQRYTEDQAYLTMAGNEVFKVAVTELAHIVDESLAANNLERSDLDWLVPHQANLRIISATAKKLGMTLENVIVTLDRHGNTSAASVPCALDEAVRDGRIQRGQLILLEAFGGGFTWGSALVRF comes from the coding sequence ATGTATACAAGAATTCTCGGTACGGGGAGCTACCTGCCCGTACAAGTGCGTACCAACGCCGATTTAGAAAGCATGGTTGAAACGTCTGATGAGTGGATTGTTTCCCGTACAGGCATTCGTGAACGTCGCATCGCTGCGCCGGATGAAAACGTATCAACCATGGCATTTGAAGCGGCGAAACATGCGCTTGAAATGTCTGGGCTCGATAAAAATGATATTGGCCTGATCGTTGTTGCTACCACATCGGCAACGCATGCTTTCCCAAGCGCGGCGTGTCAGGTTCAACAGATGCTGGATATCAAAGGTTGCGCGGCTTTTGACGTTGCCGCTGCTTGCGCTGGGTTTACCTACGCGCTGAGCATTGCCGATCAGTACGTTAAAAACGGCGCGGTTAAACATGCGCTGGTGATCGGCTCTGATACTTTAAGCCGTACCCTAGATCCGACCGATCGTGGCACCGTGATCCTCTTTGGTGACGGAGCGGGTGCTGTTGTACTCGGTGCATCTGAAGATGCGGGTATTCTTTCGACTCACATCCATGCTGACGGTCACTATGGCGAGTTGCTGACTCTGCCAAATCGCCAACGTTACACCGAAGATCAGGCTTATCTGACGATGGCGGGTAACGAGGTGTTTAAAGTTGCCGTAACTGAACTTGCGCATATCGTCGACGAATCTCTTGCTGCGAATAACCTTGAACGTAGCGATTTGGATTGGCTGGTTCCGCATCAGGCTAACCTGCGCATTATCAGCGCAACCGCGAAAAAATTGGGTATGACGTTAGAAAACGTGATCGTGACTCTTGATCGTCACGGCAACACGTCTGCGGCATCCGTGCCTTGCGCGTTAGATGAGGCCGTCCGTGATGGCCGCATTCAGCGTGGTCAACTGATTCTGCTGGAAGCTTTTGGTGGCGGTTTCACCTGGGGCTCTGCTTTGGTTCGTTTTTAA
- the plsX gene encoding phosphate acyltransferase PlsX translates to MTRLTLALDAMSGDFGPCITVPAALQALASTSSLYLLIVGQPDAIAPYLAKAAPALQQRLRVIPAESVIPNDAKLSHAIRTSKGTSMRIALDLVKNGEAQAVVSAGNTGALMGLAKLMLKPLDGIERPALMTVLPNQQKSKTVVLDLGANVESTSAMLVQFAVMGAVMAEEIVGISSPRIALLNIGEEEFKGLDNIREAAAVLKSTPAINYIGYLEGNDLLTGKTDVLVCDGFVGNVTLKTMEGVVRMFLSLLKSPGEKRKRSWWLKLLGRLIQKRIAKRFGDLNPDQYNGACLVGLRGTVIKSHGAANEKAFAVAIEQAVQAVQRQIPQRIALRLEAILPKSD, encoded by the coding sequence TTGACTCGTCTAACCCTCGCGTTAGATGCTATGAGCGGGGATTTCGGTCCTTGCATCACAGTGCCTGCAGCTTTGCAGGCACTGGCGTCTACTTCGTCGCTATACCTTCTAATTGTCGGACAACCCGACGCCATCGCACCTTATCTTGCTAAAGCAGCACCTGCGCTTCAACAACGTTTGCGTGTGATCCCTGCTGAATCAGTTATACCCAACGATGCTAAACTTTCGCATGCTATCCGCACCAGCAAAGGAACATCGATGCGTATCGCGCTTGATTTAGTGAAGAATGGTGAGGCTCAGGCCGTTGTCAGTGCGGGGAATACCGGTGCGCTGATGGGGCTGGCGAAATTGATGCTTAAACCGCTAGACGGTATTGAGCGTCCAGCGCTGATGACGGTGTTACCGAATCAGCAAAAGAGTAAGACGGTAGTGCTGGATTTGGGCGCTAACGTAGAAAGTACTAGCGCCATGTTAGTGCAGTTTGCCGTGATGGGTGCGGTAATGGCGGAAGAGATCGTTGGCATAAGCTCGCCACGCATCGCCCTGCTAAACATTGGTGAAGAAGAGTTTAAAGGTTTAGACAATATCCGCGAAGCCGCCGCTGTGCTCAAAAGCACGCCAGCGATTAACTATATCGGCTATCTGGAAGGCAATGATTTGCTGACAGGCAAAACAGATGTGTTGGTTTGTGACGGCTTCGTGGGTAATGTTACGTTAAAGACGATGGAAGGGGTGGTGCGTATGTTTCTATCCCTTCTCAAATCACCAGGAGAGAAGCGCAAGCGCTCTTGGTGGTTAAAATTATTGGGGCGCTTGATACAAAAAAGAATTGCTAAGCGTTTCGGTGATTTGAACCCCGACCAGTATAATGGAGCTTGTCTGGTAGGATTACGTGGCACCGTGATTAAAAGCCACGGCGCGGCGAATGAAAAAGCGTTCGCTGTCGCTATCGAACAGGCTGTGCAGGCGGTGCAAAGGCAAATTCCACAGCGAATTGCCCTGCGCCTTGAGGCGATATTACCCAAGAGTGATTGA
- a CDS encoding Maf family protein, which produces MSPLILASTSPYRRALLEKFGVEFICAAPDTDETPKDGESAAELVQRLAQEKAQSLADKFPNHFIIGSDQVCVIDGKIVGKSGSIENAHQQLRAASGKIITFYTGLCVLNSHTMQKEIVCEPFHVHFRHLTDDEIHAYIKLEMPLYCAGSFMCEGAGILLFSQLEGRDPNALVGLPLIALNEILLKFGYNALLEGKNKA; this is translated from the coding sequence ATGTCACCTTTAATTTTAGCGTCTACTTCGCCCTACCGCCGAGCTTTACTTGAAAAGTTCGGCGTTGAATTCATTTGCGCCGCGCCCGACACGGACGAAACCCCAAAAGACGGCGAGTCAGCGGCCGAACTGGTCCAGCGTCTAGCACAAGAAAAAGCGCAATCTCTGGCCGATAAATTCCCTAATCATTTTATTATTGGCTCCGATCAGGTCTGCGTTATTGACGGGAAAATTGTCGGAAAATCAGGCTCGATTGAGAATGCGCATCAACAATTGCGTGCCGCCAGTGGCAAAATCATTACCTTTTATACCGGCCTCTGCGTGTTAAATAGCCATACGATGCAAAAGGAAATAGTGTGTGAACCTTTTCACGTCCATTTTCGCCACTTAACCGATGACGAAATCCACGCCTATATTAAACTCGAGATGCCGCTGTACTGTGCAGGCAGTTTTATGTGCGAAGGTGCGGGTATATTGCTGTTTAGCCAGCTTGAAGGCCGCGATCCTAACGCATTAGTGGGGTTGCCTTTAATTGCACTCAACGAAATTCTGCTTAAGTTTGGCTATAACGCATTGCTTGAAGGTAAAAATAAAGCATAA